A genomic window from Megalobrama amblycephala isolate DHTTF-2021 linkage group LG2, ASM1881202v1, whole genome shotgun sequence includes:
- the LOC125263347 gene encoding uncharacterized protein LOC125263347, giving the protein MKDDDEIQWKFGYRITLIAKINKQTNSFTVYDDVLDGRFRDRLKLDNQTGSLTITNTTMKNAGYYKVRTNSARKSFDLTVRVVKEISVTDGDSVTLHNDLTEMKDDDRIHWSFEYGPVIAEINKWAKSFTVYDDVLDGRFRDRLKLDNQTGSLTITNTGTTDSGVYELDINYMKMIFILNVDDSDCCGPTEAVIRLVLSALVGVATVILLVYDIRSRRAERDQAHTQTSESIEI; this is encoded by the exons atgaaggatgatgatgAGATTCAGTGGAAGTTTGGATACAGAATCACTTTAATAGCTAAAATCAATAAACAGACCAACAgcttcactgtatatgatgatgttcttgatgggagattcagagacagactgaagctggacaatcaaactggatctctgaccatcacaaacaccacaatGAAAAACGCTGGATATTATAAAGTACGGACCAACAGTGCACGAAAGAGTTTCGACCTCACTGTCCGTG TAGTGAAAGAAATATCAGTGACGGatggagattcagtcactctacaCAATGATCTaactgaaatgaaggatgatgatCGGATTCACTGGAGTTTTGAATATGGACCtgtaatagctgaaatcaacaAATGGGCCAAAAgcttcactgtatatgatgatgttcttgatgggagattcagagacagactgaagctggacaatcaaactggatctctgaccatcactaACACTGGAACCACAGACTCTGGAGTTTATGAACTTGACATCAACTACATGAAGATGATTTTCATTCTTAATGTTGATG ACTCAGACTGTTGTGGTCctactgaagctgtgatccgattggtcctctctgctctggtgggcgtggctactgtcattcttctggtttatgacatcagatCCAGAAGAGCTGAACGAGATCAAGCACATACTCAAACATCAG AAAGTATTGAAATCTAA